A window from Pseudobutyrivibrio ruminis HUN009 encodes these proteins:
- the holB gene encoding DNA polymerase III subunit delta' produces the protein MSFAQIVGQEEAKSLLRNAVKTGNHSHAYIFSGEKGSGKMMLAEAFAAMLQCENPSEEDACMECHSCKQALSRNNPDIIYVRREDGKNNISVDVVREQIVNDVDIKPYSSKYKIYIVDEAEKMNPQAQNAILKTIEEPPEYAIIILLTANHNAFLQTILSRCVLIQMKSVDTESIKRILQTNYETVDYQAQMVASFAQGNVGKAIALATDVTFNDVKNRVVALCKKASKMDEQQIADEVKSIKEDNDRDKKEDSDNEKFQPFIEQLLDLITLWYRDVLLYKSTSRDDLLLFSEDAFDIHDQAQNLSYHGLNEIFDAISETRARLNANVNFELTIMLLIQRMRNPEN, from the coding sequence ATGAGCTTTGCGCAGATAGTAGGGCAGGAAGAGGCAAAAAGCCTATTAAGAAATGCAGTTAAAACAGGAAATCATAGCCATGCCTATATTTTCAGCGGTGAAAAAGGCTCAGGAAAGATGATGCTTGCAGAGGCATTTGCGGCAATGCTTCAGTGTGAAAACCCATCCGAGGAAGATGCTTGCATGGAATGTCATTCCTGCAAACAGGCATTATCAAGAAACAATCCAGACATTATTTATGTTAGAAGAGAAGATGGCAAAAACAACATTAGCGTAGATGTAGTACGTGAGCAGATTGTAAATGATGTTGATATCAAGCCATACAGCAGCAAATATAAAATCTATATAGTAGATGAAGCAGAGAAAATGAATCCTCAGGCGCAGAATGCCATTCTTAAGACCATTGAGGAACCACCTGAATACGCGATTATCATTCTGCTTACAGCAAATCATAATGCATTTCTTCAGACAATCCTGTCTAGATGCGTTCTTATCCAAATGAAATCCGTAGATACAGAAAGCATAAAGCGGATATTGCAGACCAATTACGAAACTGTTGATTATCAGGCACAAATGGTGGCAAGCTTTGCCCAGGGAAATGTGGGAAAAGCCATAGCGTTAGCTACAGACGTCACCTTTAATGATGTAAAAAATCGTGTTGTTGCCTTATGCAAAAAAGCAAGCAAAATGGATGAGCAGCAGATAGCTGACGAAGTGAAATCCATCAAAGAGGACAATGACAGAGATAAAAAAGAAGATTCCGATAATGAGAAATTTCAGCCATTTATCGAGCAATTGCTAGATTTAATAACTCTTTGGTATCGAGATGTGCTATTATATAAATCGACATCGAGGGATGATTTACTGCTATTTTCAGAAGATGCCTTCGATATTCACGACCAGGCCCAGAACCTGTCATATCATGGCCTAAACGAGATTTTCGATGCAATCTCAGAAACTAGAGCCAGACTAAATGCAAATGTCAATTTTGAATTGACCATTATGCTTCTTATACAGAGGATGAGAAATCCTGAAAACTAA
- a CDS encoding YaaR family protein, protein MDIRVNDVSQVQPTDQAKSTAPVDDTFKFTLAAAVDDAELQEKLTNLLNDITTQGKLLSEHMDIRDMKRYRGLVKDFLNEVVNRSHKFSRENFLDRRGRHRVYGMIKLVDEHMDELATALVQDEKDHIDILNRVDEIRGLLLDIIT, encoded by the coding sequence ATGGATATTAGAGTAAATGATGTGAGCCAAGTTCAACCTACAGACCAGGCAAAATCCACAGCACCTGTAGATGACACATTCAAATTTACACTTGCAGCAGCCGTAGATGATGCTGAGCTTCAGGAAAAGCTCACAAATCTTTTAAACGACATAACCACTCAGGGAAAGCTTTTGTCTGAGCATATGGACATTCGTGACATGAAGCGCTACCGCGGATTGGTCAAGGATTTCCTTAACGAGGTTGTAAATCGAAGCCACAAGTTTTCGCGAGAAAACTTTTTAGACAGACGTGGTCGCCATAGAGTTTATGGTATGATAAAGCTTGTAGATGAGCATATGGACGAGCTGGCAACAGCCCTTGTTCAGGATGAAAAGGACCACATTGATATATTAAATAGAGTAGATGAAATCAGGGGATTGCTCCTTGATATAATCACCTAG
- a CDS encoding guanylate kinase has translation MGSIYCIMGKSSSGKDTIFKLLLDKGDLDLKRIVSYTTRPIRSNEKPGDEYNFVSIEEKDKLVEAGKVIEIRKYDTVHGPWFYFTVDDGQIDLSKNDYLIIGTVESFVKIRDYYGKDAVLPIYIEVDDGVRLSRALERERSQEHPKYEEMCRRFLADQQDFSQENLDAAQVSNVFKNDDDSRITCDRIAAFIKDRRG, from the coding sequence ATGGGAAGTATTTATTGCATAATGGGCAAAAGCTCATCGGGAAAAGACACTATATTTAAGCTTTTGCTAGACAAAGGGGATTTAGATTTAAAGCGAATTGTTTCATACACAACCAGACCAATCAGAAGTAATGAAAAGCCTGGTGATGAATACAACTTCGTATCCATTGAAGAAAAGGACAAATTAGTTGAGGCGGGAAAAGTAATCGAAATTCGTAAATACGATACTGTTCATGGTCCATGGTTCTATTTTACTGTAGACGATGGACAGATTGATTTATCGAAAAATGATTATCTTATCATTGGTACAGTTGAAAGCTTTGTAAAGATTCGTGATTATTACGGAAAAGACGCTGTTTTGCCGATATATATAGAGGTAGATGATGGTGTTCGTCTTTCGAGAGCACTTGAGAGAGAACGAAGTCAGGAACACCCAAAGTACGAGGAAATGTGTAGACGATTCTTGGCTGACCAGCAGGATTTCTCCCAGGAGAATCTAGATGCAGCACAGGTTTCCAATGTCTTCAAAAATGATGATGACAGCAGAATCACCTGCGACAGAATCGCCGCCTTTATAAAAGATAGAAGGGGTTAG
- a CDS encoding aminotransferase class I/II-fold pyridoxal phosphate-dependent enzyme produces MSLEKILEDYSKSNMYPFHMPGHKRMLEGPYKIDMTEVDGVDDLHDPEEVIAEEQNRLARIYGADKSFILVGGSTVGNLAAIYSCCCENDLILIQRNSHKSVYNGAILRHLKVGYVNSRADENGIYRAATLEEIKSAVEKYGMPKAILLTSPTYEGYHCKLEDISKYCHAKGIILIVDQAHGAHLGFNEAFKESAVGKADITVQSLHKTLPALTQTAVMHVSGNRVDSRKIAAALDIFETSSPSYVLMNSISHCMTILEQSADMFRDYVDNLKDFYKISGQLKHLKVLVEPSETKDPGKLVIITKHTNISGVELARILRDKYEIETELSSFSYLLAMTSIMDSREGFERLKKALLEIDEGLENGNVDVPMVWIDSKKIMEPWEAKKGEGRQVNISQATGLVCQDEICLYPPGAPVVVPGEVISAEAIKLIRQAKESGIHVTGINNDCIYVVN; encoded by the coding sequence ATGAGTTTAGAAAAAATATTAGAAGATTATTCAAAATCGAATATGTATCCATTCCACATGCCAGGCCATAAGAGAATGCTTGAGGGGCCATACAAAATAGATATGACGGAAGTGGATGGAGTGGACGATTTGCATGACCCAGAGGAGGTTATAGCTGAGGAGCAAAATAGGCTGGCTAGAATCTATGGAGCTGATAAAAGCTTTATTTTAGTAGGCGGCTCCACGGTAGGAAACCTTGCTGCGATATATAGCTGTTGTTGTGAAAATGATTTAATTCTTATCCAGAGAAATTCTCATAAAAGTGTTTACAATGGCGCAATCCTAAGACACTTGAAGGTTGGATATGTTAATTCTAGAGCAGATGAAAACGGAATATATAGGGCAGCAACTTTAGAAGAGATTAAATCTGCAGTAGAAAAATACGGTATGCCCAAAGCAATTCTTCTGACGAGTCCTACTTACGAAGGATATCACTGTAAGCTGGAAGATATTTCAAAATACTGTCACGCCAAAGGCATAATACTGATAGTGGATCAAGCCCATGGTGCTCATCTCGGATTTAATGAAGCATTTAAAGAATCTGCAGTTGGTAAAGCAGATATCACTGTCCAAAGTCTCCATAAAACTTTACCAGCTCTTACACAGACAGCGGTAATGCATGTGAGTGGAAATAGAGTTGATAGTAGAAAGATTGCAGCAGCATTGGATATTTTCGAGACCAGTTCACCAAGCTATGTACTGATGAATTCCATTAGTCACTGTATGACCATTCTTGAACAATCTGCGGATATGTTTAGGGATTATGTGGATAACTTAAAGGATTTCTATAAGATTAGCGGACAATTAAAGCACCTGAAAGTATTGGTAGAACCTAGCGAAACAAAGGATCCAGGAAAGCTTGTAATAATTACAAAGCACACAAATATCTCCGGGGTGGAACTGGCTAGAATCCTCAGGGATAAATACGAAATAGAAACAGAGCTTTCAAGCTTTTCATATCTGCTTGCCATGACAAGCATTATGGATTCCAGGGAAGGTTTTGAGAGATTAAAAAAAGCATTGCTTGAAATAGACGAAGGACTAGAGAATGGAAACGTAGATGTGCCAATGGTCTGGATTGATAGCAAAAAAATAATGGAGCCTTGGGAAGCCAAGAAAGGCGAAGGTCGACAGGTCAACATTTCACAGGCCACAGGACTTGTATGTCAGGATGAGATTTGTCTTTATCCGCCAGGGGCACCTGTTGTAGTACCTGGAGAAGTCATTTCAGCGGAGGCAATCAAACTAATCCGCCAGGCAAAGGAAAGTGGAATACACGTAACAGGAATAAATAATGACTGTATCTACGTTGTCAATTAG
- the mobA gene encoding molybdenum cofactor guanylyltransferase, which produces MNRTLVILCGGDSSRMGTKKALLPFEDKTMVEYIYDKFSPFFDKIYLSVNERGDLTHLGLDAQEIPDIYRNAGPVGAILSCLTMISGDRAFFMSVDTPFMDPRIAAYLYDHSYNYDITTFKFDGEFLDTICGVYHKRCIGPLFKGIFFKKTTKSYIQARCYTNLVDTEVIDSISTVSMEQQFYKVNDRNSYYYAVFSILKHNFVC; this is translated from the coding sequence ATGAATAGGACTTTAGTTATCCTTTGCGGTGGCGATAGTTCCCGCATGGGTACAAAGAAAGCACTTTTACCCTTTGAAGATAAAACTATGGTTGAATATATCTACGATAAATTCAGTCCATTTTTTGATAAGATTTACCTTTCAGTAAATGAGCGTGGTGACCTTACTCATTTGGGCCTTGATGCTCAGGAAATTCCTGACATCTATCGAAACGCCGGCCCTGTAGGCGCCATTCTTTCCTGCCTTACAATGATTTCAGGAGATAGAGCATTTTTCATGTCAGTGGACACTCCATTTATGGATCCACGCATTGCAGCTTATCTCTATGACCATTCATATAATTACGACATCACAACTTTTAAGTTTGATGGTGAATTTTTAGATACCATCTGTGGTGTTTATCACAAGCGTTGCATCGGCCCTCTTTTCAAAGGTATCTTTTTCAAAAAAACTACCAAGAGTTACATTCAGGCTAGATGCTATACCAATCTTGTGGATACAGAAGTTATTGACAGCATTTCCACTGTTTCTATGGAGCAACAGTTCTACAAAGTAAACGACAGAAACTCATATTACTATGCTGTCTTCTCTATTTTGAAGCACAACTTTGTTTGCTAA
- a CDS encoding type IV toxin-antitoxin system AbiEi family antitoxin domain-containing protein, whose translation MENLFSRDEKKQYQLEQINDLVEANGGLIKTSEIEALGVDYRRVLKFVEEGYLIRVKSGYYTTKYFECSEEQWIYKLFGEDGILTIESALWVYGYLKDRPYKWSIAINKNTSKSRFHIDYPIVEPYYTEPEVLELGVTETDFAGGRMKIYTKERLICDVLKYQEKIDREIFKTGVLAYIMDEKKDVAKLMEYAKERKVLKKVQNMIGVWL comes from the coding sequence ATGGAAAACTTATTTTCAAGAGATGAAAAGAAGCAGTATCAGCTGGAGCAGATTAATGATTTAGTAGAGGCTAACGGCGGATTAATCAAAACAAGTGAAATTGAAGCCCTGGGAGTAGACTATCGTCGCGTGCTTAAGTTCGTAGAAGAGGGATATTTAATCAGAGTAAAAAGCGGATACTACACTACAAAGTATTTCGAGTGCAGTGAGGAGCAGTGGATTTATAAGCTGTTTGGAGAAGACGGAATCCTGACAATTGAATCAGCTCTTTGGGTGTATGGTTATTTAAAGGACAGACCATACAAGTGGAGTATTGCGATTAATAAAAACACAAGTAAATCTAGATTCCATATTGATTATCCAATTGTGGAGCCATACTATACAGAGCCAGAAGTTTTGGAGCTTGGTGTAACAGAGACGGATTTTGCAGGTGGTCGTATGAAAATCTACACCAAAGAAAGATTAATCTGCGACGTACTGAAATATCAGGAAAAGATAGATAGAGAGATATTCAAAACTGGAGTGTTAGCCTACATCATGGATGAAAAAAAAGATGTGGCAAAGCTTATGGAATATGCCAAGGAGCGTAAGGTTCTTAAAAAAGTTCAGAATATGATAGGTGTGTGGTTGTAA
- a CDS encoding D-alanyl-D-alanine carboxypeptidase family protein has protein sequence MNIKRKLAKALAFIFIANSIFSMKTIQAEAADYWPSGVDVVAESAIVMEEETGTILYSKNMDDVHYPASITKIMTALIVLENCDLDETVTFSAEAVYGTELGSSSIARDVGEEMTVEQTLYGMMLESANECAYALGEHVAGDMDSFVDMMNAKAKELGCKNTHFNNSNGLPDEEHYTSAYDMALISRAAYKIPKFAEIVGTKNYTIPATNKHSDPTPLNNHHQMLHYYKTNQYLYDYCLGGKTGYTVVAGATLVTYAKKDGMTLVCVVMKDTTTDEYTDTTNLFEYCFDNFSKYAVADFASISEDDVNVTGVLSENSELIKVDEDGIIVIPKTASILDVTSTVVPYSDEEDSSVIGQLQYSYADKSVGYANLIFTNADTTGSYPFDNIPVEDGGSGKEYIQVDYPKIGLVILIVLAVICLIMFIRSKSSEILLFRHRFMSRHQRPQKTNMTIIRDNGRRRKRRR, from the coding sequence ATGAATATAAAAAGAAAACTTGCAAAGGCATTAGCCTTTATTTTTATTGCTAACAGCATATTTTCAATGAAAACAATCCAGGCTGAGGCTGCAGATTATTGGCCTAGTGGAGTTGATGTAGTGGCGGAATCAGCCATTGTAATGGAAGAGGAAACAGGAACAATCCTATATTCTAAGAATATGGATGATGTGCATTATCCTGCCAGTATCACAAAAATAATGACAGCCCTTATCGTCTTGGAAAATTGTGATTTGGATGAGACAGTCACATTCTCTGCAGAAGCGGTATATGGCACAGAGCTTGGTTCGTCCAGCATTGCCAGAGATGTTGGAGAGGAAATGACGGTTGAGCAGACACTCTATGGAATGATGTTAGAGTCAGCAAATGAGTGCGCTTATGCATTAGGTGAGCATGTGGCCGGAGATATGGATAGCTTTGTTGATATGATGAATGCTAAGGCTAAAGAACTTGGCTGCAAGAATACCCACTTCAACAACTCAAATGGTCTTCCTGATGAAGAGCATTATACAAGTGCTTATGATATGGCTTTGATTTCAAGAGCAGCATACAAGATTCCAAAGTTTGCAGAAATCGTTGGAACAAAGAACTATACAATTCCAGCCACAAATAAACATTCAGATCCAACACCACTTAATAACCATCATCAAATGCTTCATTACTACAAAACAAATCAGTATCTGTACGATTACTGCTTAGGTGGTAAAACAGGATACACTGTAGTGGCAGGCGCAACACTTGTTACATATGCTAAGAAAGATGGTATGACCCTTGTGTGCGTTGTAATGAAAGATACAACCACAGACGAATACACTGATACAACAAACCTGTTTGAGTACTGCTTTGATAATTTCAGCAAATATGCAGTAGCGGATTTTGCTTCAATATCAGAGGATGATGTTAATGTAACTGGTGTCCTTAGTGAAAACAGTGAATTAATAAAAGTAGACGAAGACGGAATAATTGTTATTCCTAAGACAGCCAGTATATTAGATGTAACCTCAACTGTAGTTCCATATTCTGATGAGGAAGATTCATCAGTTATAGGACAGTTACAGTATTCGTATGCAGATAAATCAGTGGGATATGCCAATTTGATATTTACAAACGCAGATACAACTGGTAGTTATCCATTCGATAACATTCCAGTAGAAGATGGTGGAAGTGGTAAAGAGTATATACAAGTTGATTATCCTAAAATTGGGTTAGTAATCCTTATAGTTCTTGCGGTTATTTGTTTGATTATGTTTATAAGAAGTAAATCAAGTGAGATACTTTTATTCAGACATCGATTCATGAGCAGACATCAAAGACCACAAAAGACAAACATGACTATCATTAGAGATAATGGTAGGAGAAGAAAAAGACGTAGATAA
- the trmB gene encoding tRNA (guanosine(46)-N7)-methyltransferase TrmB, translating into MRLRNIPGADEVVANSPYCIQNPTKLKGSYKKEVFGNDNPIHIEIGMGKGQFITTLAKENPDINYIGIERYTSVLLRAVQKVQDEEIPNLRFICFDAAEILDIFACHEVDRIYLNFSDPWPKDRHAKRRLTSSTFLNRYNSILSKEGHIEFKTDNRDLFDFSVEEIDNHPLWKLDAVTYDLHNDETMNAGNIMTEYEEKFSSKGNPICKLITSR; encoded by the coding sequence ATGAGATTAAGAAATATCCCAGGAGCTGATGAGGTTGTTGCAAATAGTCCTTATTGCATTCAGAATCCTACAAAGCTCAAGGGCTCATATAAAAAAGAAGTATTTGGCAATGACAATCCTATTCATATTGAAATTGGAATGGGTAAAGGACAGTTTATCACCACTCTTGCAAAAGAGAACCCTGATATTAACTATATAGGAATCGAAAGATACACTTCTGTTTTACTTAGAGCCGTTCAGAAGGTGCAGGATGAAGAAATTCCTAATCTTCGTTTCATCTGTTTTGATGCTGCTGAGATACTTGATATCTTTGCTTGCCATGAAGTAGATAGAATCTATCTCAACTTCAGCGATCCATGGCCAAAGGACAGACATGCGAAGCGTCGCCTTACATCTTCTACTTTCTTAAACAGATATAATTCAATTCTTTCTAAGGAAGGACATATTGAATTCAAAACTGACAACAGAGATTTATTTGATTTTTCTGTAGAAGAAATAGACAATCATCCTTTATGGAAACTTGATGCTGTAACTTACGATTTACATAATGATGAGACTATGAACGCCGGCAATATTATGACTGAATACGAAGAGAAGTTTTCTAGTAAGGGAAATCCAATTTGTAAGCTCATTACAAGTAGATAA
- a CDS encoding ABC transporter permease has protein sequence MDENAKKIQTEIAKDKIQIILSSIALAVLIIMEFYIMINFKSNFMAMAVGILLMIVALFFLISAMLDISLKQKNMEQEKYEEIYNAQKASYLVIKKSFDEMDQRLRTIEENSALPAEDIINAQKAVAKVTISRSKENTDALMNSNDELINQLVNIQEKLENNNSQILEKQQTLLKETNLDIQQKIAALTSQISNIEGKIQNGIPVMAQPMQMQMTPPPVMPVMPEPVAAPEPEPEPVMEKPMVEEVPLEEPVVEEAPVEEVIPEEPVAEEAPVEEITNVEDIEIPEEVVEPVMEEIPAEEIQVEEPIEDVGLDLDAVIEEEPTEEPVEDLGLDLDAIVEEPSVEEEIPVEELPEAEEPVDDLGLDLDAVVEEETTEEPVEDLGLDLDAVVEEAPEEEVIPEEPVAEEAPVEELVPEEPITEEIPAEEPVVEEPAAEETPVDDIGANLDALLDEVGDIPEEEPEPEPEPEPEPEPEPEDDSIVIPDVGIDLTDPNRVMSPEEIEKLFANI, from the coding sequence ATGGACGAGAACGCAAAGAAAATTCAAACAGAAATAGCCAAGGATAAGATTCAGATTATTCTATCAAGCATAGCACTTGCTGTGTTAATTATCATGGAGTTTTATATCATGATAAATTTCAAAAGCAATTTTATGGCTATGGCGGTAGGAATACTTCTGATGATAGTTGCTTTGTTTTTCCTTATAAGTGCCATGTTAGATATATCTCTTAAGCAAAAAAACATGGAGCAGGAAAAGTATGAGGAAATTTACAATGCACAAAAGGCATCGTATCTCGTCATAAAGAAAAGCTTTGATGAAATGGATCAAAGACTTCGAACAATCGAGGAAAACAGTGCTTTACCTGCTGAAGATATTATTAATGCACAAAAGGCCGTAGCTAAGGTTACTATTTCACGAAGCAAGGAAAATACGGATGCGTTGATGAACTCAAATGATGAGTTGATCAATCAGCTGGTAAATATCCAGGAAAAGCTTGAAAACAATAACAGTCAGATTCTTGAAAAACAGCAAACTTTATTAAAAGAAACAAATCTTGATATACAGCAAAAGATAGCAGCTCTTACATCGCAAATATCTAATATTGAAGGAAAAATCCAAAATGGAATTCCAGTAATGGCTCAGCCGATGCAGATGCAAATGACACCACCTCCAGTAATGCCAGTAATGCCTGAACCTGTGGCAGCACCAGAGCCTGAACCAGAGCCAGTAATGGAAAAACCTATGGTTGAGGAAGTTCCATTAGAAGAACCTGTAGTAGAGGAAGCTCCAGTGGAAGAGGTAATTCCAGAGGAGCCAGTAGCTGAGGAAGCTCCTGTAGAGGAAATAACAAACGTAGAAGATATTGAAATTCCAGAAGAGGTTGTAGAACCTGTAATGGAAGAAATTCCAGCTGAAGAAATACAGGTAGAAGAACCAATTGAGGACGTAGGCCTTGACTTAGACGCTGTGATTGAAGAAGAGCCTACAGAAGAGCCAGTTGAAGACCTGGGCCTTGATTTAGATGCTATAGTAGAAGAACCTTCAGTGGAAGAGGAAATTCCAGTAGAGGAATTGCCAGAAGCTGAAGAACCAGTTGATGATTTAGGCCTTGATTTGGATGCAGTGGTAGAAGAAGAAACTACAGAGGAGCCAGTAGAAGACCTGGGCCTTGACTTAGATGCAGTAGTAGAAGAAGCTCCAGAGGAGGAAGTAATCCCAGAGGAGCCAGTAGCTGAGGAAGCCCCAGTAGAAGAATTAGTTCCAGAGGAACCAATAACAGAAGAAATCCCAGCCGAGGAGCCGGTTGTAGAAGAACCAGCAGCAGAAGAAACTCCAGTAGATGACATAGGTGCAAACTTAGATGCTCTATTAGATGAGGTTGGAGATATTCCAGAAGAGGAACCAGAGCCTGAACCTGAACCGGAGCCAGAGCCTGAGCCAGAACCAGAAGATGATTCTATAGTTATCCCAGATGTAGGAATTGATTTAACTGATCCAAATAGGGTAATGAGTCCAGAAGAAATAGAAAAGCTATTTGCAAATATATAA
- the fliY gene encoding flagellar motor switch phosphatase FliY codes for MADLSLTKEQQDTLGEIANISMGSSATSLSALLNNLKVDITTPKIELIRKSESLDDYHNVCVLVHINYIKGLSGSNVLILKENDVKIIADLMMGGDGTNTSGEIGELQLSAVSEAMNQMMGSAASSMSQLLNRVVDISPPKTDNIDVESVKIFERLFESPEIDFVKITFDLKIGTIIDSVMVQLYPISFAQDMVSLFEKKD; via the coding sequence ATGGCAGATTTAAGTTTAACTAAAGAGCAACAGGATACTCTTGGAGAAATTGCAAACATCAGCATGGGTTCATCTGCAACATCTCTGAGCGCATTATTAAATAATTTAAAGGTAGATATTACAACACCAAAAATCGAGCTTATTCGTAAAAGCGAATCACTTGATGATTATCACAATGTTTGCGTGTTGGTACATATAAATTATATTAAGGGATTATCAGGAAGTAACGTATTAATCCTAAAGGAAAATGACGTAAAAATAATCGCTGATCTTATGATGGGTGGCGATGGTACAAATACAAGTGGTGAAATTGGCGAGCTTCAGCTTTCAGCTGTTTCAGAAGCTATGAACCAGATGATGGGAAGTGCAGCAAGCTCAATGTCACAGCTACTTAATAGAGTAGTAGATATCTCACCACCAAAAACAGACAATATCGACGTAGAAAGCGTAAAAATATTCGAGAGATTATTTGAATCACCTGAAATAGATTTTGTCAAAATAACATTTGATTTAAAAATAGGAACGATAATAGATTCAGTTATGGTACAGTTGTATCCTATTTCGTTTGCACAGGATATGGTATCTCTATTTGAAAAAAAGGATTAA
- a CDS encoding DUF3881 family protein: protein MMHKFLPAIGFSKLNKEALNNLIQEIILRPDYQESAIDFEGNQFVELRYMVADNVGLVLRGIYNDNDEFILDYYYPTYLGESISSNNEVDVIKQSDKECYHVMVDEVRLGVNLIFHLQNMGEYLRRNTTNGKGVKRDIRLAALSLEGKVILPLYDNEKSRIKEKMNNKKRIDLVEQAREGNEEALESLTMDEIDLYQRITRRVSREDILSVVTSFFMPYGIENDKYEIMGDILDVKTVVNHLTMEELYLLVVESNDVVLEVCINKNNLYGEPTIGRRFKGTIWLQGTVDFS from the coding sequence ATGATGCATAAATTTTTACCAGCAATTGGATTTAGTAAACTTAATAAAGAAGCACTGAATAATCTTATTCAAGAAATAATTCTTCGACCTGATTACCAGGAGTCTGCAATAGATTTCGAAGGTAATCAGTTTGTTGAGCTTAGATATATGGTGGCAGACAATGTTGGCCTTGTTTTGCGTGGAATCTATAACGATAATGATGAGTTTATATTAGATTACTATTATCCAACTTATCTTGGTGAGAGTATATCATCCAATAATGAAGTGGATGTAATAAAGCAATCTGATAAAGAATGCTATCATGTTATGGTAGATGAAGTTAGATTAGGAGTTAATCTGATTTTTCATCTCCAAAACATGGGAGAGTATCTCAGAAGAAATACCACCAACGGTAAAGGTGTTAAGCGTGATATTAGATTAGCTGCTTTATCATTGGAAGGAAAGGTTATTCTTCCTCTTTACGATAATGAAAAAAGTCGAATAAAAGAGAAAATGAATAACAAGAAACGCATTGATCTTGTAGAGCAGGCTAGAGAGGGGAATGAAGAAGCTCTTGAAAGCCTTACCATGGATGAAATAGATTTATATCAGCGTATTACAAGAAGAGTTTCACGAGAAGATATATTGAGTGTTGTCACAAGCTTCTTTATGCCTTACGGAATAGAAAATGACAAATACGAGATTATGGGTGACATTCTTGATGTTAAAACAGTTGTAAATCATCTCACAATGGAGGAATTATATCTGCTTGTAGTAGAAAGTAACGATGTAGTTCTTGAAGTGTGTATAAACAAGAATAATTTATATGGAGAACCTACAATAGGACGCCGTTTTAAAGGCACTATTTGGCTACAGGGAACTGTTGATTTTTCTTAA
- a CDS encoding DUF4446 family protein produces the protein MIEQYLGISTDYIVIGLAALVLIMTILLIVFIVQMHKLKKRYKIFMQGSDAKSLEDTLVYRLEQVDELIEANASNERNIDAIFKNMKDCFQKIGLVKYDAFNEMGGKLSFSLCMLNEKNSGYIINAMHSREGCYTYVKEIIDGNSIIQLAEEEEQALNQALNV, from the coding sequence ATGATAGAACAATATCTTGGAATTAGTACAGACTACATTGTAATAGGACTTGCAGCACTAGTTCTGATAATGACAATCCTTTTAATTGTATTTATCGTGCAGATGCATAAGCTTAAAAAGAGATACAAAATCTTTATGCAGGGCAGCGATGCAAAATCATTAGAAGATACACTTGTTTACAGATTAGAGCAGGTAGATGAGCTTATAGAAGCAAATGCTAGCAATGAAAGAAATATTGATGCAATCTTCAAAAATATGAAGGATTGCTTCCAAAAAATCGGTCTCGTTAAATACGATGCATTTAACGAGATGGGTGGAAAGCTTAGCTTTTCACTTTGCATGCTTAATGAGAAGAACTCAGGTTATATCATTAATGCGATGCATTCAAGAGAGGGTTGCTATACTTATGTTAAGGAGATTATAGATGGCAATTCTATAATTCAACTTGCAGAAGAAGAGGAGCAGGCTCTTAATCAAGCTTTAAATGTTTAA